Proteins from a single region of Chryseobacterium sp. T16E-39:
- a CDS encoding putative porin, whose product MKYLFLILIFFGFLSNAQVVNKTDSNKLEKKLADTLVIDSGKKDSLKIFKPTINDYLYQTQFSEKKIFDTVMTYEKTYIFSQYNNKDNFGRVQFPNVGSGFNPLSYEVNSEQNLSLLPSNKSYGIIGISDVKYYDVKTPTATFVYHNSIKNGAVLKSTYTQNIGKRFNFALEYMGLRSQGLYRNSLAANNNTLFSGHYISKSGNYELFAHYLHQNVNNQENGGIVADDLFQSGNSDFSNRLNAEVNLATSSSQFGYRRYYLSHQFSPFNSEKFPFRIRHTIFNQGNKYYYTQNTPEGYWYNLPTELVNGFPLSTKKYSNNLSNTVSLVWDNEKFKLDAGVRYQMLKFGATEATLPNLQIPAEMKESRIGAVGNLQVKLLNKIQLNSFLEFSNGSQFGTYLKTTNNIKFEPVKDYFVNARVNFQSVYPSFNYLLNTSVYNNFNYVLQDVKNQSITEIGGNINLKWFKTELFVNYFRIDNYTYFDATSKPRQSQSPLNISQIGGDATFSFGKYHLNTRVQFQNALTNKDLYPMPGFIGRANFFYQTKAFKNAAEIQAGLKVYYFSKFASREYFPILNEYILPRADSFSIGGQPIADIYINMKVKKMFFFVEGQQIGTVISPNKAYAFPHYPVYDFRLNLGIVWYLFN is encoded by the coding sequence ATGAAATACTTGTTTCTTATACTTATCTTCTTTGGTTTTCTTTCTAATGCACAGGTTGTTAATAAAACAGATTCTAACAAGCTTGAAAAAAAACTGGCGGATACACTGGTTATTGACTCTGGAAAGAAGGATTCCCTAAAAATATTTAAACCTACTATTAATGATTATTTGTATCAGACCCAATTTTCTGAAAAGAAGATATTTGATACGGTAATGACTTATGAAAAAACATACATCTTCTCACAATATAATAATAAAGATAATTTTGGAAGAGTTCAGTTTCCTAATGTAGGTTCTGGATTTAACCCTCTTTCTTATGAAGTGAATTCAGAACAGAATTTATCATTGTTACCATCCAATAAATCTTATGGGATCATTGGGATAAGTGATGTAAAATATTATGATGTAAAAACACCAACAGCGACTTTTGTATATCATAATTCCATAAAGAATGGGGCAGTTCTAAAATCTACGTATACCCAAAATATTGGGAAACGGTTTAACTTTGCGTTAGAGTATATGGGACTTCGGTCGCAGGGTCTTTATAGGAATTCACTGGCAGCGAATAATAATACTTTGTTTTCCGGACATTATATCAGTAAAAGTGGGAATTATGAATTGTTTGCCCATTATCTGCATCAGAATGTGAATAATCAGGAGAACGGCGGTATTGTAGCTGATGATCTTTTTCAAAGTGGAAACAGTGATTTCAGTAACAGACTGAATGCGGAAGTGAATCTCGCCACTTCAAGTTCACAGTTTGGATATAGGCGGTATTATTTAAGCCATCAATTTTCTCCTTTTAATTCCGAGAAGTTTCCTTTTAGGATCAGACATACCATTTTTAATCAGGGAAATAAATATTATTATACCCAAAACACTCCAGAAGGATATTGGTATAATTTACCTACAGAACTTGTTAATGGTTTTCCTCTTTCAACAAAGAAATATTCAAATAATTTAAGCAATACAGTTAGTTTGGTTTGGGATAACGAAAAATTCAAACTTGATGCTGGGGTACGTTATCAGATGTTGAAATTTGGGGCAACCGAAGCTACTTTGCCTAATCTGCAGATTCCGGCCGAGATGAAGGAAAGCAGAATTGGAGCAGTGGGAAATTTACAGGTTAAACTTTTAAATAAGATCCAACTTAATTCATTTTTGGAATTTTCAAATGGTAGTCAATTTGGAACGTATTTAAAAACGACGAACAATATTAAATTTGAACCTGTCAAAGATTATTTTGTTAATGCAAGAGTGAATTTTCAAAGTGTTTATCCTTCCTTTAATTATCTCTTGAATACCTCAGTGTATAATAATTTTAATTATGTTCTTCAGGATGTGAAAAATCAATCTATCACTGAGATTGGTGGGAATATTAATCTAAAATGGTTTAAAACAGAATTGTTTGTTAATTATTTCAGAATCGACAACTATACCTATTTCGATGCTACTTCTAAACCAAGACAAAGTCAAAGTCCATTGAATATCTCTCAAATAGGAGGAGACGCTACATTCAGTTTTGGTAAATATCATTTGAATACCAGAGTGCAATTTCAAAACGCATTGACGAATAAAGATTTATACCCAATGCCAGGCTTTATAGGAAGAGCTAATTTTTTCTATCAAACGAAAGCATTTAAAAATGCTGCAGAAATTCAGGCTGGTTTAAAAGTTTATTATTTTTCAAAGTTTGCTTCGAGAGAGTACTTTCCGATACTTAACGAATATATTTTGCCAAGAGCTGATTCATTTTCAATTGGAGGCCAACCCATCGCAGATATTTATATTAATATGAAAGTGAAAAAGATGTTCTTTTTTGTAGAGGGACAACAGATTGGTACTGTTATATCACCTAATAAAGCCTATGCATTTCCACATTATCCGGTTTATGACTTTAGATTAAACCTTGGAATTGTTTGGTATTTGTTCAACTAA